The Lycium barbarum isolate Lr01 chromosome 12, ASM1917538v2, whole genome shotgun sequence genome includes a region encoding these proteins:
- the LOC132623679 gene encoding uncharacterized protein At5g19025, which produces MVYLHNSIPPTDPKLTRTKSKNSTLPFVKLRQIKKNMSSSDCEQSHSAIIDVVILIAVVGASGFLLYPYINLLVQTLFEFLEEVSYVVKDEIFRAPLVFICLGLSILFAVIALLAMTVCTTGKGCGKPGCRRLRKAAEFDIQLETEDCVKKTNFSAKNGVKKGMFKLPRDHHQELEAELKRMAPPNGRAVLVFRGRCGCSIGTMEVPGPRKTGKFKK; this is translated from the coding sequence ATGGTCTATTTACATAACTCAATTCCTCCAACAGACCCAAAATTAACCAGAACCAAATCCAAGAATTCAActttaccctttgtgaaattgaGGCAAATAAAAAAGAACATGTCATCAAGTGATTGTGAACAGTCTCACTCAGCTATCATTGATGTAGTCATTTTGATTGCAGTGGTTGGTGCTTCTGGGTTTTTGTTATATCCTTACATAAATCTTTTGGTGCAAACACTATTTGAATTTCTTGAAGAAGTATCTTATGTGGTTAAAGATGAAATTTTTCGGGCTCCATTGGTGTTTATATGTCTAGGACTTAGCATTTTGTTTGCTGTAATAGCTCTTTTGGCAATGACAGTATGTACAACAGGCAAAGGATGTGGGAAACCAGGTTGTCGTAGGCTTAGAAAAGCTGCTGAATTTGATATACAGTTAGAGACAGAAGATTGTGTTAAGAAGACAAATTTCAGTGCAAAAAATGGAGTTAAAAAGGGGATGTTTAAGTTGCCTAGAGATCATCATCAAGAATTGGAAGCTGAGCTTAAAAGAATGGCTCCACCTAATGGAAGAGCTGTTCTTGTGTTTAGAGGCAGGTGTGGTTGTTCTATAGGTACAATGGAAGTTCCTGGACCAAGGAAAACtggaaagttcaagaaataa